CTAATTGAACACCAAAATcgaaattgaaagagaaatcGGAATTGAACTAAAATCAAGCTCTACCTGAGTAACAAATGAAAACCTAGCTCGCTCTGATCTTGTTCGCTCTGGTCTCACTAGCTCTGATCTCTCGCTCGTCTTGCTCGCTCTGATTTTGCTTTGATCTCGTTCCTAAAGTCTTGCttcgtcttttttttttttttctattttatgcAATACCCTCCGtgttttgggaaaaaaaaaaaattcaagtttaaaaAGGGGGCGCCACTGATGTATCAAATAAGAGAAGGAAGGCTACCTTGACATATGTGTTCGTCACTAAtaacataataaatataaatactGGTCAGAAAATTTAgtcattaaaaattaaaaattagatGCCAATCATTTTAGTgatcatataatattttaattattaaatttacTGTATTTGTGACTTGTATTCATTTGGTCACAAGGATTGGTCACTCCTgacctttttttcttgtagcGTACGTAGAGAAGCTGTTTGAGGGCTTTGGTGATATGTGATGTCGCATTAGGTGCAACTGGTGACTAACAAATTTTGCATCCGAATGTGGGATGCCATTGGAATTGTCAACCATCCTGATgaagtgaaaataaaagacATATTTCTGTTAAATCCTCTTAAGTAGCCCACTTACTTGTTGACGTGTTTGACACATattcaaaaattaattgaattttttttaatatttgtgaaaataaaaaataaaaaccacaaCCATTGCCCTACCACCGACACCTCTCCCCCAACCCTCTGGCCGTCTTCCTCCCCACCCAATATCTCCCGGCCCCTCCCCTATCCCAATATGTTGCAGTAGCATAAGGTATATATGAGTCCTCCCACTTCTTTGTCACACCTAGCTgtaaattaattagaaaatggTTTCAGAAATTATAAACAGTGAAAATGTGTCTGGTACTACAATATGAGAATGTATCAACAATGAATGTCACTTCTTTCAACTTTgacttattatcacaaaacgtccctgacgtttgcgaaactatcacattgcatccttaaagtttttttgtatcactcTTGGTCCCTAACGTTAATATAGGTGTTCTTAAATAATCCTTCTGTCAAAAAAGCTGTTAAATTCAGGATATAATCGTtaaatcaatccaaaattataatatatattttttattctcttacattctctctttcttttcttcttcttctttctctcgccccgttattttcttctcttcttctctttctctgtttctctttcttcttcttttccttcgctgttacttttttttttttttttcttcctctttccttctttgggAAAGCTTCACACTTAACCTTTCCAATGGCGACTGAAGCACCAGAGCAAGCCCCCCAAGCCGATGGAGTCCaatctctttcaatttccgAGGCTTCACCATCCAGCTCTTCAAATCCAACCATCCAGTAAGCTTCTCTCGCTTTTCTTATCGTTTCCAATTTTTTCTGTTGATCTGAACTTACTTCAAACTTGTGGGTGTGATTTGGTGAAGAATGAGTTTGGAGGAGAAGTTCCAGATGTTGAGGAGCGTGGCAGAGGAATGTATTCAAGAGGACGAGGTTCAGAATTTGCTGGCTCATAAGTCCGAACCCATCGCCTATGATGGGTTTGAACCCTCCGGTCGAATGCATATTGCTCAggtgttttttcaaattttctttaacaaTCATAAAATTCGTAACACATAATTGATGTTGATTATATATCTGTAAATTTCAGTAGTTGATTGTGAACAAGATTTGATACTTTTTGTGGAGAGAAGATACTCAAATTGAGAGTCTGCAGTGTGTTATTCTCGTGTATTGATTATTTGGATTGCAACGGACTTTCTTGTGTTTTGAAAGAATAATTGTTAGTAAGAAACTTAAGGGCATGTTTTCATTATATCATTGTGGTTCAAATGTGCTGTTGTGTAGGGAGTTATGAAGACGATAAATGTGAACAAGATGACCTCTGCTGTCTGCAGAGTGCAAATATGGATTGCAGATTGGTTTGCAATGCTAAAAAATAAGATGGGGGGTGATTTGAAAAACAATATCATAATTAAACAACTACCAACTTTTCATACCAGAAT
The Prunus dulcis chromosome 2, ALMONDv2, whole genome shotgun sequence DNA segment above includes these coding regions:
- the LOC117619642 gene encoding tyrosine--tRNA ligase 1, cytoplasmic-like — its product is MATEAPEQAPQADGVQSLSISEASPSSSSNPTIQMSLEEKFQMLRSVAEECIQEDEVQNLLAHKSEPIAYDGFEPSGRMHIAQGVMKTINVNKMTSAVCRVQIWIADWFAMLKNKMGGDLKNNIIIKQLPTFHTRMKH